A region from the Arthrobacter sp. FB24 genome encodes:
- a CDS encoding ParA family protein — protein MKVTAIGNRKGGVGKTSVTLGLATGLRLIGKKVLVIDLDPQANVTDALEGAGEFDIFDVLYGGEAGTLGQAITTTSWAGIDLIPSSESLARLESESIMTPEMRLKAAAWGAEELEEYDHVLIDLPPALGRLTLNGLIWADRVVVVTEPAAFSVKGVTEFLETVKKVQSLPHLNPALEFIGIIINKTSSPLTGEHAFQIGELEAEYGSDVMDPHLPLRTAMQDSISSRAPLTKINSRGAAIMTEKFVAHARYLDGEK, from the coding sequence ATGAAAGTGACTGCCATAGGCAACCGAAAGGGCGGGGTGGGCAAGACGTCAGTGACCCTCGGACTTGCCACCGGGCTCCGGCTGATCGGCAAGAAAGTTCTAGTCATCGATCTGGATCCCCAGGCCAACGTCACAGACGCGCTTGAGGGGGCTGGAGAGTTTGACATTTTTGACGTCCTCTACGGCGGGGAGGCCGGTACTCTCGGGCAAGCTATCACCACGACCTCGTGGGCTGGCATTGACCTGATCCCGAGTTCCGAGTCGCTGGCGCGGCTGGAGTCCGAAAGCATAATGACTCCTGAGATGCGGCTCAAGGCTGCCGCTTGGGGTGCAGAGGAACTAGAAGAGTACGACCACGTCCTCATTGATTTGCCGCCAGCTCTCGGGAGGCTAACCCTGAATGGACTGATCTGGGCTGACCGAGTCGTGGTTGTGACCGAGCCGGCCGCATTCTCCGTCAAGGGAGTGACTGAATTCCTGGAAACGGTCAAGAAGGTGCAGTCGCTGCCTCACCTGAACCCTGCCCTGGAATTCATCGGCATCATCATCAACAAAACCAGCTCACCACTGACCGGCGAGCACGCGTTCCAGATCGGCGAACTGGAAGCGGAGTATGGCAGCGACGTGATGGATCCGCACCTGCCCCTTAGGACGGCGATGCAGGATTCCATCAGCAGTAGGGCGCCGCTGACAAAAATCAACAGCAGGGGAGCGGCCATCATGACAGAGAAGTTTGTCGCCCACGCACGGTACTTGGATGGGGAGAAGTAG